GAAAGCGGTCCGCGAGATCTGCGTTCATGGTTGGTGCCCCTTTGCATTGAACCGTCATGTCACGCCTCGATCAGGGCCAGGCCGCGGTTTCTGAAGCCCAGGGAAACGGTGCTCCTGGGTGCCAGTGTCCGGTCGACCGCATGATCGATCACGAAGAAGTTGCCGACGGGAGTCTCGATCTCGTACTCGACATGATCACCGAGATAGGCCGCGGTCAGGATCTCGCCCCCGAGGCCCGCCTCCGTATCCGAGTTGAGCACGACCGCTCCCGGCCGCACGGCGAGGCGGGCCCTGCCCGTTGAAACCTGCCGCGCGCGCAGCCGGTGCTGAAACCCGCCGACATCAATCACCGCGTCATCGCCTTCTCGCGCGACGATCTCGCAAGCGACGACATTGGCCTCTCCCATGAAATCGGCAATGAACTCCGAGACCGGCTCTTCATAGAGTTCGCGCGGCGCCCCTTGCTGCGCAATGTGTCCGTCCTTCATCACCACGATACGGTCGGAGACAGCCAGCGCTTCGTCCTGGTCATGCGTGACATAGACAGCGGTGAAGCCGAGCCGTTGCTGCAGCTCGCGAATATCGGTTCGCACCTTTCGCCGCAGACGGGCGTCGAGGTTGGACAGGGGCTCATCCAGGAGCAGCACCTGCGGATTGAGCACAAGCGCCCGCGCAACGGCGACACGCTGCTGCTGGCCGCCGGAGAGCTCGGCAGGCAACCGGTGCCCCATGCCGGACAGGCCGACCTGTTCAAGGCCTTCTTCCGCTTTCTCCCGCGCTTGTTTCTTGTTGAAGCCTGACGATTCCAGCCCGTAGGCCACGTTGTCGAGCGCAGTCATGTGCGGAAACAGCGCGTAGGACTGGAACACCATGGAGACGTCCCGTTCATGGGCCGCCATCATGGTCACGTCGCGCCCGCCGATCAGAATTCGGCCCGATGTCGGGTGCTCCAGACCGGCCAGCATGCGCAAGGTGGTGGTCTTGCCGCATCCGGACGGTCCGAGCAGCGTTACCAGCGAGCCTGGCTCGATGGTGATGGACAAGTCCGGAATGGCGGTGAAGCTGCCAAAGTCCTTGCGCACGTTTTCAAAGACGACAGAACCGGGTTTGAGCTCGCTCATGCGGTTTTCTCCTGCGTGAGACGGATGTTTCGGGGTTTTGCGACACCGGCAACGCGGTTTTCCCGCCGCAGGCGGCGTTCGCCGACCAGCAGCTGGAAACCGGCAATCACCGTGATCATCACGAAGATCAGCATCGAGGAATAGGCGATCGCGATGCCGTACTCGCCGTTCTCGACCAGGCCGACAATGTAGCTGGTGGCCATGTTGTACTCGGCGCTGACCAGGAAGATCACGGCACTGATCGATGTGATCGCCCGGACGAAGGAATAGACCAGCGCCGCGGTGATGGCCGGCCGGAGCAGCGGCAGGATCACCTTGCGCAAGGTCCTGGCGCTGTTGGCGCGCAAGGTCAGCGACGCTTCGTCCAGGCTCTTGTCGAGCTGGCTCATGGCGGCAATGCCCCCGCGCACACCAACCGGCATGTTCCGGAAGACAAAGCAGGCCACCAGGATCAGCGCGGACCCGGTCATCTCCAGCGGCGGCAGGTTGAACGCCATGATGTAGCTGATGCCGATGACCGTGCCTGGAATGGCAAAGCTCATCATCAGGGCGAATTCAAAGGCATTCTTGCCGGCGAATTTCTGGCGCACGATGATATAGGCAGTCAGGAGACCGACGGCTGCCGTCAGCGGCGCCGAAATGAGCGCAATTTCCATTGTCGTCCAGAAGGAATTCCAGGCAACACCCGTCCAGACCAGTCCCCCTTCGCCGAACTGGACCGAGAAAGCGCGGGCGTAGTGTTCCAGCGTCAGCGAATTGTCGAGGCCCCAGGTTTTCACGAACCCGCCGAACAGGATCATGCCGTAGACGACGATGGTGAACCCCATCCAGGGAAGCGCGATGCCGTAAACGGTGACCGACAGGCTTTTTGGAAGGCCCGCATGTGCACCGCTGTCGCCCTTGCCG
This genomic interval from Labrenzia sp. VG12 contains the following:
- a CDS encoding ABC transporter ATP-binding protein; its protein translation is MSELKPGSVVFENVRKDFGSFTAIPDLSITIEPGSLVTLLGPSGCGKTTTLRMLAGLEHPTSGRILIGGRDVTMMAAHERDVSMVFQSYALFPHMTALDNVAYGLESSGFNKKQAREKAEEGLEQVGLSGMGHRLPAELSGGQQQRVAVARALVLNPQVLLLDEPLSNLDARLRRKVRTDIRELQQRLGFTAVYVTHDQDEALAVSDRIVVMKDGHIAQQGAPRELYEEPVSEFIADFMGEANVVACEIVAREGDDAVIDVGGFQHRLRARQVSTGRARLAVRPGAVVLNSDTEAGLGGEILTAAYLGDHVEYEIETPVGNFFVIDHAVDRTLAPRSTVSLGFRNRGLALIEA